The proteins below come from a single Tribolium castaneum strain GA2 chromosome 9, icTriCast1.1, whole genome shotgun sequence genomic window:
- the nej gene encoding CREB-binding protein isoform X5, giving the protein MADHLVDGPPNAKRQKLDPFQGPSDSSAYYGPAMGGGGHEHDQHQWNMSHNQNVLSNMDMFDLENDLPDELITPTSWPISDNMGNSKPPPHGPGPGTGMQNGIDSGDNSNNLRQLQLNMLQSNKGLISNALAMAGGQLGNKSPNLQSPPNVSVAKGNVVDQMNLGSLASSISNSGGLQSMANNGTSPQIMSSIQGTKWMNNSAGGNMIMTNSSMSTMAGMAGGGLVVSSTVNKPLANATNMLAPGQPHHPGNHTVPQQPMQNGPMLGRVTMQHLNARAPGPHGVHPLGTRMQAPGMMQLGGAVGQGMPGNTPYSYPNAGPQGVATPQPHANKLGLPQTRFGGPGGPVGPAGGGEGGMAPTQLPAPSPAQPQSGAPSGTQPGPQTATQNQGAGPPPSSTADPEKRKLIQQQLVLLLHAHKCQRREAQANGEVWQCNLPHCKTMKNVLNHMTTCNAGKSCSVAHCSSSRQIISHWKHCTKMDCPVCLPLKQADKNRNNNPNATTNPPQSTQSINPSDMRRAYDALGMQCPTTGAGTAPTGLIPNAGPQRPCIRLPIAGGPNMAAGLGVRGMAPGAVQPAPNVSLPLGSDSAQNTNQGVSQVAANLQQSISIFGLSNDGTGQGLIAPGGLQAGQVTASPVQGTKEWHQSVTPDLRNHLVHKLVQAIFPTPDPQAMLDKRMHNLVAYARKVEGDMYEMANSRSEYYHLLAEKIYKIQKELEEKRQKRKELQLQQQHTQPPQIRPNLQGAVPGVVTRPPGVPGGLPQGQQPGLRSGSPALGNMATLNQAGGRLFPVQQNQNQSNVVGLPGPSPTASNPGLSPFGQPMSQNSNASTSAGNQFGTSNGPVSLPQASPASSTQNQFNDLMKNRLAPSPSAFGLQSQIQNQNQVNNNLNATRITPNSETVMTPHAAGPKSVSSSRGPSPAPATPVQSSPATAASLGKGMSSAERAAQNAPRQSSMSSQMAAITAAHDRDEESPSPPPNSIKGKLEQMKEENSMDVKHIKQEVEEEPGQSEGGKNIKNEMQMDIKSEMKTEPMDDCEGKIKEEVSDGSLDVRPSTSDGALVPMACNVDKKPKKCFFKFDELRQKLMPTLEKLYRQDPESLPFRQPVDPQTLGIPDYFDIVKRPMDLSTIKKKLDIGQYTDPWEYVDDVWLMFDNAWLYNRKTSRVYRYCTKLSEVFEMEIDPVMQSMGYCCGRKYTFNPQVLCCYGKQLCTIPRDAKYYSYQNRYTFCQKCFNDIQGDTVTLGDDPTQAQTAIKKDQFKEMKNDHLEMEAFVHCTDCGRKLHQICVLYNENIWTQGFTCDECLKKKGQKRRDNKFNAKRLPVTKLGVYIETRVNNFLKKKEAGAGEVSIRVVSSSEKTVEVKPGMRGKFVETGELASEFPYRAKALFAFEEIDGVDVCFFGMHVQEYGSECPPPNTRRVYIAYLDSVHFFKPRQFRTAVYHEILLGYMDYVKQLGYTMAHIWACPPSEGDDYIFHCHPVEQKIPKPKRLQDWYKKMLDKGIIERIVLDYKDILKQAMEDNLRSAADLPYFEGDFWPNVLEESIKELDQEKEEKRKQAEAAEAAANAIFSLTEECETGPDGKKKGQKKAKKSNKSKANQRKNSSKKSNTPQTGNDLSAKIFATMEKHKEVFFVIRLHSVQSAASLGPIQDPDPFINCDLMDGRDAFLTLAREKHYEFSSLRRAKYSTMCMLYELHNQGQDKFVYTCNNCKSHVETRYHCTVCDDFDLCIQCYDKEGHPHKMERLGFDLDDGSSPSDQKQANPQEARKLSIQRCIHSLVHACQCRDANCRLTSCQKMKRVVTHTKVCKRKTNGGCPICKQLIALCCYHAKHCQETKCPVPFCSNIKHKLKQQQLQQRLQQAQLLRRRMAVMNTRTLPQGNAMPGANTVGLSSGGQSVGPGAISPANSMNSSTMANSAMGMQSPHQPGIGLKPGTQTPPPNVLQVVKQVQEEAARQQAPHVGYGKVTPGGGVPGQNMPPPQMRHMEGGNLLPMTQWQRYPGGAAQGIRQPGPQLIQQGQMGQAPMQPNQGGVRPGAGSITNPQNAMQKQALQQLMQTLRSPQSPEQQQQILTILKANPQLMAAFIKQRQQAQLQQASGGGVGGTPPQQLQHILTQQNTAQHPNRLQMQGGMLGQNPGQGLNQGPPNQPLTQQQQQQQWYRNQQLLAMQRQQQQQQQQQQQQQQQQQQQQPFQQPGAPPSYQQRLPAIRQPHMNYNSYPDQQYPPMQGLKPTPPPVPSPQGVMGPPQGGISVQQQQLRSPPPIRSPQPSPSSRPSPSPRNQAVASPRGPQPSPHDMAASEMLLGQNHTGSLHPHASPVGGSNQETGEVPAMTPQDQLSKFVEQL; this is encoded by the exons ATGGCTGACCATCTCGTCGACGGACCCCCGAACGCCAAACGGCAGAAGCTGGACCCCTTCCAGGGGCCCTCAGACTCCTCAG CTTACTACGGCCCGGCCATGGGGGGTGGTGGACACGAACACGACCAGCACCAGTGGAACATGAGCCACAATCAAA atgTTCTTTCGAACATGGATATGTTCGATCTGGAGAACGACCTTCCTGACGAGTTGATAACGCCGACGTCGTGGCCGATCTCCGACAACATGGGAAACAGCAAACCGCCGCCTCATGGTCCCGGTCCCGGAACAGGGATGCAAAATGGGATCGACAGCGGTGACAACAGTAACAATTTACGCCAACTTCAGCTCAATATGCTCCAGAGCAATAAAGGTTTAATAAGTAACGCACTGGCAATGGCCGGGGGACAATTAGGCAACAAAAGTCCTAATTTACAATCGCCACCCAACGTTTCGGTGGCGAAAGGTAATGTCGTGGATCAAATGAATTTGGGGAGTTTGGCGTCGAGTATTTCGAATAGTGGTGGATTACAGTCAATGGCTAATAATGGAACGTCACCACAAATTATGAGTTCAATTCAAGGTACAAAAT GGATGAATAATAGTGCCGGTGGTAATATGATTATGACGAATAGTAGTATGAGTACTATGGCGGGAATGGCTGGAGGTGGGTTGGTTGTTAGTAGTACGGTGAATAAACCGTTGGCAAATGCGACGAATATGTTGGCACCGGGACAACCACATCATCCCGGGAACCATACAGTACCTCAACag CCAATGCAAAATGGTCCGATGCTGGGCCGCGTCACAATGCAACATTTGAACGCGCGCGCTCCAGGCCCCCACGGCGTCCATCCACTCGGTACCCGGATGCAAGCCCCGGGTATGATGCAATTGGGCGGCGCTGTGGGCCAAGGAATGCCTGGAAATACTCCTTATTCATATCCCAATGCCGGACCTCAAGGTGTTGCCACACCGCAACCTCACGCTAATAAATTAGGACTTCCTCAAACGAGGTTCGGGGGACCTGGAGGTCCCGTCGGACCGGCCGGAGGCGGCGAAGGTGGAATGGCACCAACTCAATTGCCTGCACCCTCACCTGCCCAACCCCAATCCGGAGCTCCATCCGGAACGCAACCCGGACCGCAAACCGCCACCCAAAACCAGGGAGCGGGACCGCCACCGTCTTCGACGG CAGACCCAGAAAAACGAAAGTTGATCCAACAACAATTAGTGTTGTTACTACACGCACATAAGTGTCAAAGACGAGAGGCGCAAGCCAACGGTGAAGTGTGGCAGTGTAATTTACCGCATTGTAAAACGAtgaaaaacgttttaaatCATATGACGACGTGTAATGCGGGAAAAAGTTGTTCCGTGGCGCATTGTAGTTCCTCGAGACAGATTATAAGTCACTGGAAGCACTGTACGAAAATGGACTGCCCGGTTTGTTTACCATTGAAACAAGCCGATAAAAACCGAAATAATAACCCTAACG CAACGACTAATCCGCCTCAGAGTACTCAGTCGATTAACCCATCGGACATGCGTCGTGCCTACGATGCTCTAGGCATGCAGTGTCCGACGACGGGGGCAGGTACCGCCCCCACGGGTCTCATTCCCAACGCTGGCCCGCAACGCCCTTGCATCCGATTACCCATCGCCGGCGGTCCCAATATGGCCGCTGGTCTGGGAGTCAGAGGGATGGCCCCCGGCGCTGTCCAACCCGCCCCCAACGTTAGTCTACCTCTCGGTAGCGATTCGGCACAAAATACCAACCAAGGAGTGAGTCAAGTCGCCGCGAATCTCCAACAAAGCATTTCGATTTTCGGTCTTTCAAACGACGGCACTGGACAAGGACTCATTGCACCGGGAGGGTTACAAGCCGGTCAGGTGACCGCATCACCAGTTCAAGGGACCAAAGAATGGCACCAGTCGGTCACACCCGATCTCAGAAACCATCTGGTGCATAAATTAGTACAAGCGATTTTTCCAACACCCGATCCACAAGCGATGCTCGATAAGAGAATGCATAATTTAGTAGCCTATGCGCGGAAAGTCGAAGGTGATATGTACGAAATGGCAAACTCGAGATCTGAGTACTATCACCTTCTCGCCGAAAAGatttacaaaattcaaaaagagTTGGAAGAGAAGCGACAAAAAAGAAAGGAACTACAACTACAACAACAGCACACACAACCTCCACAAATACGACCAAATTTGCAAGGAGCCGTTCCCGGAGTCGTCACGAGACCACCTGGGGTTCCTGGAGGTTTACCACAAGGCCAACAACCAGGATTACGTAGCGGTTCTCCCGCATTAGGTAACATGGCCACACTGAACCAAGCCGGAGGTCGCTTATTCCCAGTACAACAAAACCAAAATCAAAGCAATGTCGTGGGACTTCCAGGCCCGAGTCCCACTGCCTCAAATCCGGGATTATCGCCATTCGGCCAACCAATGTCACAAAACAGTAACGCGTCTACGTCAGCAGGTAACCAGTTCGGTACTTCAAACGGACCTGTGAGCCTTCCTCAAGCATCACCAGCGAGCTCGACTCAAAATCAGTTTAACGACTTGATGAAAAATCGTCTCGCACCTTCACCCTCCGCTTTTGGTCTTCAATCtcaaattcaaaatcaaaaccaagtcaataataatttaaatgcgACTCGAATAACGCCAAATTCGGAAACAGTAATGACGCCGCACGCTGCCGGCCCCAAATCGGTGAGTTCGTCGCGGGGGCCGTCACCAGCACCTGCCACCCCCGTGCAATCTTCACCCGCCACCGCAGCCAGTCTGGGTAAAGGCATGTCGAGTGCAGAACGAGCGGCTCAAAATGCACCAAGACAGTCGTCGATGTCGTCTCAGATGGCGGCGATTACGGCGGCACATGATCGCGACGAAGAGTCGCCTTCGCCGCCTCCGAATAGTATCAAGGGGAAATTGGAACAGATGAAAGAGGAGAATTCGATGGACGTTAAGCATATAAAACAAGAAGTTGAAGAAGAACCTGGGCAGAGTGAAGGTGGGAAGAATATAAAGAACGAGATGCAGATGGATATTAAATCAGAAATGAAAACGGAACCAATGGATGATTGTGAAGGAAAAATCAAAGAGGAGGTGTCTGATGGTTCGTTGGACGTAAGGCCTTCCACTTCGGACGGGGCGTTAGTACCGATGGCCTGTAACGTGGAcaagaaaccgaaaaaatgCT tttttaaatttgacgAGCTTCGCCAGAAGTTAATGCCGACTTTGGAGAAACTCTACCGACAAGATCCTGAAAGTCTGCCGTTTAGACAACCGGTAGATCCCCAAACTTTGGGCATACCCGACTACTTTGACATTGTAAAAAGACCAATGGACTTATCTacgatcaaaaagaaactTGATATTGGTCAATATACCGACCCTTGGGAATACGTCGACGACGTTTGGTTGATGTTTGACAACGCGTGGTTGTATAACAGAAAAACTAGCCGGGTTTATCGATATTGTACTAAA TTATCTGAAGTATTTGAAATGGAAATCGATCCGGTGATGCAATCCATGGGTTACTGTTGCGGCAGGAAATACACTTTTAATCCGCAAGTCTTGTGTTGTTACGGAAAGCAATTATGTACAATTCCACGCGACGCCAAATACTACAGTTATCAAAATAG ATACACCTTCTGCCAGAAGTGCTTCAACGATATCCAAGGCGATACGGTAACCCTAGGCGATGATCCGACCCAAGCGCAAAC GGCGATAAAGAAGGATCAGtttaaagaaatgaaaaacGATCATTTAGAAATGGAAGCTTTCGTCCATTGTACTGACTGCGGGCGAAAACTGCACCAAATTTGCGTACTCTACAACGAAAACATCTGGACGCAAGGTTTCACTTGCGACGAATGTCTAAAGAAAAAAGGTCAGAAACGTCgcgataataaatttaacgCGAAACGACTCCCCGTTACGAAGTTAGGTGTGTACATAGAAACGCGTGTGaataactttttgaaaaagaagGAAGCCGGTGCCGGTGAGGTTTCGATTCGGGTCGTTTCGAGTTCGGAAAAAACAGTCGAAGTGAAACCGGGAATGCGTGGAAAGTTTGTCGAAACGGGCGAACTAGCGTCCGAATTTCCTTACAGAGCGAAAGCTCTATTCGCGTTCGAGGAAATCGACGGCGTGGACGTTTGTTTCTTCGGAATGCACGTCCAGGAATACGGGTCGGAATGTCCGCCGCCAAATACGCGACGCGTGTACATTGCTTACCTCGATTctgtacattttttcaaaccgAGACAGTTTCGAACTGCCGTCTACCATGAGATTTTATTGGGGTACATGGACTATGTGAAACAGTTAGGGTATACTATGGCACACATTTGGGCGTGTCCGCCGTCCGAAGGTGACGATTATATCTTCCATTGTCATCCGGTCGAACAAAAAATCCCCAAACCGAAAAGACTGCAAGACTGGTATAAGAAAATGTTAGACAAAGGGATCATCGAAAGGATAGTTCTCGATTATAAGGATATTTTGAAGCAAGCAATGGAAGATAATTTGAGGTCGGCGGCAGACTTGCCGTATTTCGAGGGAGATTTCTGGCCTAATGTTCTCGAAGAAAGTATAAAAGAACTGGACCAGGAGAAAGAAGAGAAGAGGAAGCAAGCGGAAGCTGCCGAAGCGGCGGCAAATGCG ATATTTTCCTTGACGGAAGAGTGTGAGACTGGTCCCGATGGTAAGAAGAAAGGTCAGAAAAAAGCCAAGAAGAGTAATAAATCGAAAGCGAATCAGAGAAAAAATAGTAGTAAAAAATCGAATACTCCTCAAACGGGTAATGATCTCTCGGCGAAGATCTTCGCAACGATGGAAAAACACAAAGAAGTATTCTTCGTCATAAGGCTACATTCAGTGCAATCGGCGGCGAGTCTTGGG CCGATTCAAGATCCTGATCCGTTTATCAACTGCGATCTGATGGATGGTCGCGACGCTTTCCTTACCCTCGCCCGCGAAAAACACTACGAATTTTCATCACTACGTCGCGCCAAGTACAGTACCATGTGTATGCTGTACGAACTGCACAACCAAGGCCAAGACAAATTTGTTTACACCTGCAATAACTGCAAAAGTCACGTGGAGACGCGCTACCATTGCACCGTCTGTGACGATTTCGATCTCTGCATTCAATGCTACGACAAAGAGGGTCATCCTCACAAAATGGAAAGACTCGGTTTCGATCTCGATGATGGTTCCTCGCCCAGCGATCAAAAACAAGCCAATCCGCAAGAAGCACGAAAACTATCGATACAACGTTGTATCCATTCCCTGGTACACGCGTGTCAATGCAGGGACGCCAACTGCCGACTTACCAGCTGTCAGAAGATGAAACGCGTTGTTACACATACCAAAGTTTGTAAGAGGAAAACGAACGGTGGCTGTCCGATTTGTAAACAATTGATCGCGTTGTGTTGTTACCACGCCAAACACTGCCAAGAGACCAAATGTCCAGTGCCGTTCTGTTCGAATATTAAGCATAAGTTGAAGCAACAGCAGTTGCAGCAGCGGTTGCAACAAGCGCAGTTGTTGCGTCGACGAATGGCCGTGATGAATACGAGGACTTTGCCGCAAGGCAACGCGATGCCGGGCGCTAATACTGTCGGGTTGTCGTCGGGAGGACAATCGGTGGGGCCGGGGGCGATAAGTCCGGCCAACTCGATGAATTCGTCAACGATGGCGAATAGTGCGATGGGAATGCAATCGCCCCATCAGCCGGGCATAGGACTGAAACCGGGGACGCAAACACCACCCCCAAATGTACTACAAGTGGTGAAGCAAGTGCAAGAGGAGGCGGCAAGGCAACAAGCACCCCACGTTGGATACGGGAAAGTGACGCCGGGTGGTGGAGTCCCGGGACAGAACATGCCGCCGCCGCAGATGAGACACATGGAAG GGGGTAATTTATTACCGATGACCCAATGGCAAAGGTATCCAGGCGGTGCCGCTCAAGGTATCCGCCAACCCGGCCCTCAACTCATTCAACAAGGCCAAATGGGTCAAGCCCCCATGCAACCTAATCAAGGTGGTGTCCGTCCCGGCGCCGGGAGCATCACAAATCCACAAAACGCAATGCAAAAACAAGCATTGCAACAATTAATGCAGACTTTACGGTCGCCACAATCGCCCGAACAACAGCAACAAATTTTGACGATACTTAAAGCCAATCCACAATTAATGGCGGCCTTTATTAAACAAAGACAG CAGGCTCAGCTTCAACAAGCGAGCGGTGGGGGTGTTGGAGGTACGCCGCCCCAACAATTGCAGCACATCTTAACCCAGCAGAACACTGCCCAGCACCCGAATCGGCTCCAGATGCAAGGAGGCATGTTGGGTCAGAATCCGGGACAAGGACTGAATCAAGGCCCCCCGAATCAACCTCTGACCCAACAACAACAGCAGCAACAGTGGTACAGAAACCAGCAGTTGTTGGCAATGCAACGGCAGCAGCAGCAACAACAACAGCAGCAACAACaacagcagcagcagcagcaacAACAGCAGCCGTTCCAGCAACCTGGAGCGCCGCCTTCATACCAACAAAGGCTACCGGCGATCCGACAGCCCCACATGAACTACAACTCGTATCCGGATCAGCAGTATCCCCCCATGCAGGGATTAAAACCGACGCCACCGCCCGTGCCGTCGCCCCAAGGTGTGATGGGGCCCCCTCAAGGGGGCATTTCCGTACAGCAGCAACAGTTGAGGAGTCCGCCTCCGATTAGGAGTCCACAGCCGAGTCCGTCGTCGCGGCCGTCGCCGAGTCCGAGGAATCAGGCAGTGGCGAGTCCAAGGGGGCCTCAACCGAGTCCGCACGACATGGCGGCGTCGGAGATGTTACTAGGACAGAACCATACGGGGTCTTTGCATCCCCACGCGTCACcagtcgggggttcgaaccagGAAACGGGCGAAGTGCCGGCGATGACGCCCCAAGACCAGTTGAGTAAGTTCGTTGAACAGCTCTAG